From a single Zygotorulaspora mrakii chromosome 2, complete sequence genomic region:
- the OCH1 gene encoding initiation-specific alpha-1,6-mannosyltransferase (similar to Saccharomyces cerevisiae OCH1 (YGL038C); ancestral locus Anc_4.74), with protein sequence MIIPKRSILSFDRRKKQILLLLVCAYTLIVFHFNNKKFDLRFKTSATLPTSSHSSGINLKKYKADRRNLRDLRAQLSYAFPYEPEKPIPRRVWQTWKVGADSAEFPAEFRTFQKDWTASIEEAELFQYSLVPDSYVLPFLQSLYGEVPVIIEAFEAMPSHILKADFLRYLLIYARGGIYSDIDTVPLKPLDSWLSVNPTSLQNFESENTPVPYSNYAKSFKKVDPGFIVGIEADPDRPDWKRWYARRIQFCQWTFQAKPGHPILRELILNITATTLNSVSSCSKKFKKSIDLEHSRDYNVNYRDKRGQDESYDHDALKVSENVDGTDIMNWTGPGIFSDIILNYMSNIINNNDDIMLLNSNLQSSRRTNESTKKFYKKITESLQTHNKMPWEFFSLIEDPVLVDDILVLPITSFSPGVEQMESKPTSDEMAYVEHMFKGTWKDEADNNQQNKE encoded by the coding sequence ATGATTATACCGAAGAGGTCTATACTGAGCTTCGATAGGCgaaaaaagcaaattcTTCTACTGCTAGTGTGTGCATATACTCTGATTGTATTCCATTTCAATAATAAGAAGTTTGATTTGCGATTTAAAACTAGCGCGACTCTTCCCACCTCCTCACACAGCTCTGGGATCAACCTGAAAAAGTATAAAGCAGATCGCAGGAATCTCAGGGACCTGCGTGCCCAGCTATCTTACGCATTCCCCTATGAGCCAGAAAAGCCGATACCCAGACGAGTGTGGCAAACATGGAAAGTTGGAGCAGATTCAGCAGAATTTCCGGCAGAATTTCGAACCTTCCAAAAAGATTGGACAGCAAGCATAGAAGAGGCAGAACTTTTTCAGTATTCGTTAGTGCCTGACTCGTATGTGCTACCATTTTTGCAGAGCCTCTATGGAGAAGTTCCTGTAATCATTGAGGCATTTGAAGCCATGCCAAGCCATATATTGAAAGCGGATTTTCTTAGGTATTTATTGATATATGCAAGAGGTGGTATTTATTCAGACATTGACACGGTTCCGCTGAAACCCCTGGACTCGTGGTTATCAGTTAATCCAACAAGtctgcaaaattttgaatcagaAAACACGCCGGTGCCATACTCTAACTATGCCAagtcattcaaaaaagtgGATCCCGGTTTTATCGTCGGCATTGAAGCGGATCCTGACAGACCGGATTGGAAAAGATGGTATGCTCGTCGAATTCAATTCTGTCAGTGGACATTTCAGGCCAAACCGGGACATCCAATTCTCCGAGAATTAATTTTAAATATTACTGCTACAACTTTGAACAGTGTTTCCTCCTGTagcaaaaaattcaaaaaatcaattgacTTAGAGCATTCAAGGGATTATAATGTAAATTACAGGGATAAGCGCGGTCAAGATGAGTCTTATGATCACGACGCCTTGAAAGTTAGCGAAAACGTTGATGGGACCGATATTATGAATTGGACGGGTCCAGGAATATTCTCGGATATCATCTTGAATTATATGAGCAATATAATCAACAACAATGATGATATTATGTtgttgaattcaaatttacagTCGAGTCGTCGTACAAATGAGTccacaaaaaaattctataAGAAGATTACAGAATCGTTACAGACACATAATAAAATGCCATGGGAGTTCTTTTCACTGATTGAAGATCCAGTTTTAGTCGATGACATCTTGGTATTACCGATAACGAGTTTTTCCCCTGGTGTTGAACAAATGGAGTCGAAACCAACCTCAGACGAAATGGCATATGTCGAACATATGTTCAAAGGTACTTGGAAAGATGAGGCAGACAACAATCAGCAGAATAAAGAGTAA
- the CGR1 gene encoding Cgr1p (similar to Saccharomyces cerevisiae CGR1 (YGL029W); ancestral locus Anc_4.88): MSSAGSPKEQEVTQPKGAPVSGRTWKSDKGQFRVKSRVVKNKKLTSWEIRQQKRLDDQQFKERMKQLKDEKEDIRQNRIKAMKERREKKAENERYELLAAKMHAKKVERMRRREKRNKALKER, from the coding sequence atgagCAGTGCAGGCAGTCCGAAAGAACAAGAGGTAACGCAACCAAAAGGTGCACCTGTCAGTGGTAGAACGTGGAAAAGTGACAAAGGACAGTTCCGAGTAAAGAGCAGGGTGGTAAAGAATAAGAAACTAACATCATGGGAAATTAGACAACAAAAAAGACTAGATGATCAACAATTCAAGGAAAGGATGAAACAACTTAAAGACGAAAAGGAAGATATACGTCAAAATAGGATAAAAGCTatgaaagaaagaagagaaaagaaggcGGAAAACGAGAGATATGAGCTTCTGGCTGCCAAGATGCATGCTAAAAAGGTTGAAAGAATGAGAAgaagagagaaaagaaacaaggCGCTCAAAGAACGCTGA
- the CCM1 gene encoding Ccm1p (similar to Saccharomyces cerevisiae YGR150C; ancestral locus Anc_4.87), with protein sequence MLCYKLLGSSNHLRSLSSRNIPANVHVIGRRWAVIPSKNGSFTRRRRRKIRDVSFDNLNLKNIDSKSAKSVEFKVKQLQEFTRNLREHIKVADSSVAKSEAQKELHIFEKEASERDADMVYNELTSRPLVDSQSLMTSSNDDVEHLSTLILASEKNAASTLLPDVIRGRINDDNSVLSFLLDKSQQNWDGIVSKLYKSELRLKSISRNILQKYILSRVDNLSLESIERMDKMLLENIDGDITKFSTSMYECLFFNLAKLKTEDITGEAVIGKMKRLIERFDNAKELNSNAKMTQFILNSCIKYSTKLISFESMNFFLSKFKEDYGLLPNRENYTTIIQFYTRLGVSKQAWNVFDTMKFLSKGHSPDVITYNTVLHLCNKDKNYARAIDIYQEMIDQNIEPSVQTLNIMAKTMARASSDPITSEHKQESLRLLGWKYIHMVEGKFNSKQSDKYLYHTLNSMMALAAYDGDVGLARALYFKYCSQRYREVTKNWINKSLEKKLWSHVLDPELLNYLLLSYSNYNPNKLPLLMGYEEGIKFRRNILNGVDYTSRSNSDDEINFGLPLLPVRELSNASEILFESRAIWQFNLEFGGNLDLKSSPQFLNKEELKRMLVNSASLDQCKFLMLERVAQLKSSLVNHKVLNTMSLTSFLTIPIKVRDKKEFILRLKEFTFQQQEFDTHVKSFFTEVLQLDKPVASNEADQEITVTNEMEQRLAYFASMKHKILANCSIYELMMKAAASFGDLELASKAWRDRGEFRKTMAFKCLDAAERSRRDTEFAFLMVQFFSSQKLFSDALGIIMTSQKYIHWKYPMIKCLHKGLLEIEDMKSIKILLDIVNRKSAVQNIEEQIQELKF encoded by the coding sequence ATGCTATGCTACAAATTACTGGGTAGTAGTAATCATTTGCGAAGTTTAAGCAGTCGAAACATTCCAGCAAATGTGCATGTTATAGGTAGACGATGGGCTGTGAttccatcaaaaaatggaagcTTCACGagaagaagacgaagaaaGATCAGAGATGTCTCTTTTGACAACTTGAATCTTAAAAATATAGACTCAAAAAGTGCCAAATCTGTCGAATTCAAAGTCAAACAACTGCAAGAGTTTACCAGAAATCTAAGAGAACACATCAAAGTAGCGGATAGTAGTGTCGCCAAGAGTGAGGCACAGAAGGAGCTGCATATCTTCGAAAAAGAGGCCTCTGAAAGGGATGCGGATATGGTCTACAATGAATTGACTTCCAGGCCCCTTGTAGACTCTCAAAGTTTGATGACTTCGAGTAATGATGACGTAGAGCATCTATCTACGTTAATTTTAGCCAGTGAAAAAAACGCTGCAAGTACTTTACTTCCAGATGTTATAAGAGGCCGAataaatgatgataattCAGTACTTAGCTTTCTGTTGGATAAATCGCAACAGAACTGGGATGGCATAGTGTCAAAACTTTATAAGTCGGAGCTGCGACTGAAAAGTATCTCgagaaatattttgcaaaaatacATACTATCCAGAGTAGATAATCTTTCCCTCGAAAGTATTGAAAGAATGGATAAAATgcttttggaaaatatagATGGGGACATAACCAAGTTTAGTACCTCAATGTATGAATGtctatttttcaatttggcCAAATTGAAAACGGAAGACATCACCGGTGAAGCAGTGATAGGCAAGATGAAACGACtaattgaaagatttgataaTGCAAAAGAGTTGAATAGCAACGCAAAAATGACCCAATTTATACTTAACAGCTGTATCAAATACTCGACCAAATTGATCAGCTTTGAAAGTatgaatttctttctttctaaattcaaagaagattACGGATTACTGCCCAACAGAGAAAATTACACAACgattattcaattttataCCAGACTGGGTGTATCAAAGCAAGCGTGGAATGTTTTTGACAcgatgaaatttttatctAAAGGTCATTCTCCAGATGTTATCACGTATAACACAGTTCTACATCTCTGTAACAAAGATAAAAACTATGCTAGAGCTATCGATATctatcaagaaatgattGATCAAAACATTGAGCCGTCTGTTCAAACATTGAATATAATGGCGAAAACAATGGCTAGAGCAAGTTCTGATCCCATCACAAGCGAACATAAACAAGAATCCTTGAGATTGTTAGGATGGAAGTATATTCATATGGTCGAAGGTAAATTCAATTCCAAACAATCAGATAAGTATTTATATCATACTTTGAACTCAATGATGGCTTTAGCAGCATATGATGGAGATGTAGGATTAGCAAGAGCTCTGTATTTTAAGTATTGCTCACAGAGATACCGTGAGGTGACGAAAAATTGGATAAACAAGTCCctggaaaagaaattatGGAGCCACGTATTAGATCCTGAATTGCTAAACTATTTGCTACTTTCTTACTCGAACTATAATCCAAATAAATTACCTCTTTTGATGGGATATGAAGAGGGTATCAAATTTAGAAGGAATATACTAAATGGTGTTGATTACACTAGCAGAAGCAatagtgatgatgaaatcaattttGGATTGCCATTGCTTCCGGTACGCGAGCTATCAAATGCATCAGAAATCCTCTTTGAGTCTAGAGCAATTTGGCAATTCAACTTAGAGTTCGGCGGGAATTTAGATCTGAAAAGTTCTCCCCAGTTTttaaataaagaagaattgaaaagaatgttAGTCAATTCAGCTTCCTTGGATCAATGCAAATTCCTGATGTTGGAGAGGGTTGctcaattgaaaagttctttGGTCAATCACAAAGTTTTGAATACTATGTCACTGACCTCTTTCTTAACGATACCTATTAAGGTGAGAGACAAAAAGGAATTTATTCTGAGGTTAAAAGAGTTCACTTTTCAACAACAGGAATTCGATACACATgtcaaaagttttttcactGAAGTTTTGCAATTAGATAAGCCTGTGGCAAGCAATGAAGCGGACCAGGAAATTACTGTCACCAATGAAATGGAACAGAGATTGGCATATTTTGCCTCTATGAAACACAAGATTTTAGCAAACTGCAGCATATACGaattaatgatgaaagctGCAGCATCATTTGGTGATCTTGAATTAGCATCAAAAGCATGGAGGGACCGAGGAGAATTCAGAAAGACAATGGCTTTTAAATGTTTGGATGCGGCCGAAAGAAGTCGAAGAGATACGGAGTTTGCCTTTTTGATGgttcaatttttctcaagtcaaaaattgttttctgATGCCTTAGGAATAATAATGACATCGCAAAAGTACATTCATTGGAAGTATCCAATGATCAAATGCTTGCACAAAGGTCTGTTAGAAATTGAAGACATGAAGAGTATTAAAATTTTACTTGATATTGTAAATAGAAAATCAGCTGTTCAAAATATAGAAGAGCAAATTCAAGAACTAAAATTTTAA
- the VIR1 gene encoding Vir1p (similar to Saccharomyces cerevisiae YGL036W; ancestral locus Anc_4.76) → MEVSPQTNDALIDSIMGSFETLHRGHVNAKLLLLLIETLGHLNAKMLKGRFQSSELKGFDIFSPILKCNGLENKDEIVGVLVAYCSVYAELQPLITGSVATWVPLLRSANHEILYFRPGFYTIVSLFGKNAKVSEIIPKLLKFNLGDVVRQLWIPQWISFVNNGKGGYGRKLIESDLNIALNEGKMDFFIATMKSTIIEERNVTDRSSSPPFSFLFHKLSQRGILFSRWVDKGLYQEFSTYLLSSGSKKRDQEMDSLNFQLEILMEVVDHPETNYFEEPKLVTFLYLSLDKIYDIPCNQLHLTLGALGSTQSLFALLNMVQYLLSKFLIDTGNICELLQGTQIEMQLTKEKNQKWYKSKNNSTKLPSWFHSSILTHNPPITKSLFVYDKDDWLKIESTSTSQIVELLFACLINSLLISAKLLKEYRKIKLDPLAFDISGIEVNENTFKIEYLIKEQYMDLHLISLFSSLVLSEQISSCTNQFYEGKKNALSNDILFSSTMNVFKELLESHGTIGLHHLINFAARMSEDDLTIKSISLKLLNALLFDNDDSLARNLLQKNAIVYQALHRFIVIWDDGSEIFRPFHERLFHTEQPQPKATSVTISALLELLPNYESMLQIISEQRVQKPANRAQTQCHREKGQCVLQTSGYKFNPYSAPSFVPAKKTTIEPSKETSSLTEQPSPQALIKRSPEPWANYRRDITKVPVSSNQDRQSMFRPSIDYSTYTSAGSRTEQGQSSFAFSNISSQISVPKTPDMSSSTMFSNPWEESPSMHSTPNISKIVNTGKNYILGGHNRMKNNSRAQSIHIDDFEQT, encoded by the coding sequence ATGGAAGTCTCGCCGCAGACTAACGATGCGCTGATCGACTCAATAATGGGATCGTTCGAAACATTACATCGTGGACATGTGAATGCAAAGTTGTTACTGTTACTCATTGAAACGCTTGGCCATCTCAACGCCAAGATGTTGAAAGGAAGGTTCCAAAGTTCGGAGTTGAAAGGATTCGATATCTTCTCACCTATCCTCAAGTGCAATGGTCTAGAGAATAAAGACGAAATAGTGGGAGTTCTTGTGGCATACTGTTCTGTGTATGCAGAGCTACAGCCATTGATAACTGGATCTGTTGCTACATGGGTACCTCTTTTAAGGTCAGCTAATCACgaaatattatattttcGACCTGGATTTTATACCATTGTTTCTCTATTCGGGAAGAATGCGAAGGTGAGTGAGATAATTCCAAAACTGTTAAAATTCAACCTTGGAGACGTAGTAAGACAGTTGTGGATACCACAATGGATATCATTCGTAAATAATGGCAAAGGTGGCTATGGAAGGAAATTAATCGAATCTGATTTGAATATAGCGCTGaatgaaggaaaaatggatttttttattgcaACAATGAAGTCAACAATCATAGAGGAAAGGAATGTGACGGATAGATCCTCGAGCCcaccattttcatttttgtttcacaAACTTAGCCAAAGAGGAATCTTGTTCTCTAGATGGGTCGATAAGGGTCTGTACCAAGAATTTTCGACATATTTGTTAAGCAGTGGAAGTAAAAAACGGGATCAAGAGATGGACAGTTTAAATTTCCAGCTTGAAATTCTAATGGAAGTTGTGGATCATCCAGAGACCAATTATTTCGAGGAGCCAAAGCTGGTGACATTTTTGTATCTCTCCTTAGACAAGATATATGACATACCATGCAACCAGTTACATTTAACATTGGGTGCCCTAGGATCAACACAAAGTTTGTTTGCCCTTCTGAACATGGTACAGTATCTTTTGagtaaatttttgattgataCCGGGAATATCTGCGAATTATTACAAGGAACCCAGATTGAGATGCAATTGActaaagagaaaaatcaaaaatggtacaagtcaaaaaataattcaacAAAGCTGCCCTCTTGGTTCCACTCTTCGATATTGACGCATAATCCACCCATCACAAAGTCACTTTTTGTGTACGATAAGGACGATTGGTTGAAGATCGAATCAACAAGCACGAGTCAGATAGTGGAGTTACTCTTTGCATGCCTTATTAACAGTCTGTTGATAAGCGCAAAGCTCCTCAAAGAATACCGGAAGATTAAACTAGACCCTCTTGCTTTTGATATTAGTGGAATTGAAGTAAATGAGAACACCTTCAAGATCGAATACCTGATAAAAGAGCAATACATGGACCTACATCTCATTTCTTTGTTCAGTTCTTTGGTACTTTCAGAACAGATATCAAGTTGTACCAACCAATTCTACGaaggtaaaaaaaatgctttaaGCAACGACATCCTATTTTCCAGTACAATGAATGTATTTAAGGAGTTATTGGAAAGTCATGGGACAATCGGTCTGCAccatttgataaattttgcTGCCCGCATGTCAGAAGATGATCTGACAATAAAATCGATATCACTAAAACTTCTTAACGCTTTGCTTTTTGACAATGACGACAGTCTCGCCAGAAACCTGTTAcagaaaaatgcaattgtCTACCAAGCGTTACACAGATTTATTGTTATATGGGATGATGGGTCAGAAATATTTAGGCCATTTCATGAGAGACTTTTCCATACAGAACAACCTCAGCCCAAGGCAACTTCAGTTACAATTTCCGCActtcttgaacttttgcCGAATTACGAATCAATGTTACAGATTATAAGTGAACAAAGAGTTCAAAAACCTGCAAATCGAGCTCAAACGCAATGTCATAGAGAAAAAGGCCAATGCGTACTCCAGACTTCTGGCTATAAATTCAATCCTTATTCTGCACCATCTTTTGTTCCTGCCAAAAAAACGACCATTGAACcatcaaaagaaacatcATCTCTTACTGAACAGCCATCGCCACAAGCATTGATAAAGAGGTCTCCAGAGCCTTGGGCTAATTACCGCAGGGATATAACCAAAGTACCAGTATCATCCAATCAAGACCGACAATCCATGTTCAGACCGAGCATTGACTATAGCACCTACACTTCTGCTGGTTCTCGCACAGAGCAAGGTCAAAGTTCTTTTGCTTTCAGCAACATATCTAGTCAAATTTCAGTCCCAAAGACACCAGATATGTCATCATCTACAATGTTCAGCAATCCTTGGGAAGAATCACCCAGTATGCATTCAACTCCCAACATAAGTAAAATCGTGAACACGGGTAAAAACTATATATTAGGTGGTCATAATAGAATGAAGAACAATAGCAGGGCGCAGTCAATCcacattgatgattttgaacaGACTTAA
- the PNC1 gene encoding nicotinamidase (similar to Saccharomyces cerevisiae PNC1 (YGL037C); ancestral locus Anc_4.75): MAKALLVIDIQNDFLPPNGSLAVASGDEIVEPVIKLMNDPKQEWHRIVLTRDWHPPDHISFAKSHGKPEFSKIEYHSPIPGDSSVQEGVLWPVHCVQGTPGSQLAAPLIEEQKKLGCRVVDKGYLHDREYYSAFNDIWDYHRTELNNYLKSHHITDVYVVGLALDYCVKNTAISASKLGYKTYIIKDYTRAINTDSESERKLEAELKKYNVKLI; this comes from the coding sequence ATGGCCAAAGCTCTATTAGTTATCgatattcaaaatgatttcCTGCCACCGAATGGATCACTAGCTGTTGCCTCAGGTGATGAAATCGTCGAACCAGTCATTAAGCTCATGAATGATCCCAAACAAGAATGGCACCGGATCGTCCTCACCAGGGACTGGCACCCCCCTGATCACATTTCTTTCGCGAAATCTCATGGTAAGCCGGAATTCTCAAAGATCGAATACCATTCACCCATACCAGGTGACAGCTCGGTCCAGGAAGGTGTCTTATGGCCCGTTCACTGCGTTCAAGGTACCCCGGGCAGTCAGTTGGCAGCCCCCCTCATTGAAGAGCAGAAAAAGCTGGGTTGCCGTGTTGTTGACAAAGGTTATCTTCATGACAGAGAGTATTACTCTGCATTCAACGATATTTGGGACTACCACAGAACAGAGTTGAATAATTACTTAAAATCCCACCACATTACAGATGTCTACGTTGTCGGTCTTGCACTGGACTATTGCGTTAAGAATACGGCCATATCTGCCTCTAAGCTGGGTTACAAGACCTACATCATCAAAGACTATACGAGAGCTATCAATACTGACAGTGAGTCAGAGCGCAAATTGGAAgcagaattgaagaagtaCAACGTCAAGCTTATCTAG
- the ENP2 gene encoding ribosome biosynthesis protein ENP2 (similar to Saccharomyces cerevisiae ENP2 (YGR145W); ancestral locus Anc_4.77), which translates to MVLKSTSASNVSVYQVSGTNVSRALPDWIAKKRKRTLKNDLEYQNRVELIQDFEFSEASNKIKVSRDGQYAMATGTYKPQIHVYDFANLSLKFDRHTDSENVDFLLLSDDWTKSVHLQNDRSIQFQNKGGLHYTTRIPKFGRSLAYNEINCDLYVGASEDELYRLNLEQGRFLNPFKLETKGVNHVSVDATHGLVAVGMEDSAVEFWDPRARSRVSILRLENQIDSSPFQVSTTSFRNDGLNFACGSTNGYVYLYDLRSSEPSIIKDQGYGFDIKKIIWLDGVGTENKILTSDKRIAKIWDTVDSKAYASMEPSVEINDVEHIPGTGMFFTANEGIPMHTYYIPNLGPSPPWCSFLDSITEELEEKPSDSVYSNYRFITKDDVRKLSISHLVGSNVLRAYMHGYFINTELFDKVSLIANPDAYKDEREREIRRRIEKERESRIRTSGVSKKSTIKINKSLAEKLSQKRGDKAAEKLLSDDRFKEMFENEEFQVNEDDYDYKQLNPVKSARETTEGAAKRIRALTAAEESDEERIALREGRADANDSSSDDESSSENEEEREQISRMEQKKLQKQQKVIERRKREKHNSDQFMSKMSVSALNDEEQESRKVTFGEQVREATEADSISKSDDSVVRRTHRGEAELTFIPKSFEVKKQQHRSPLKGSEDNEENPRDTGRSRPRSDGRRRASKNAFRGM; encoded by the coding sequence ATGGTTTTAAAATCTACTTCTGCAAGCAATGTTTCTGTTTATCAAGTATCTGGTACGAATGTCTCAAGAGCATTACCAGACTGGATAGCGAAGAAACGTAAAAgaacattgaaaaatgatttaGAGTACCAAAATCGAGTGGAGTTGATCCAGGACTTTGAATTTAGTGAGGCATCAAACAAGATTAAAGTATCTAGAGATGGTCAATATGCTATGGCTACTGGTACTTATAAGCCACAGATCCATGTTTATGATTTTGCGAACCTTTCATTGAAGTTCGACAGACACACAGATTCAGAAAATGTTGATTTCCTGTTATTATCAGATGATTGGACAAAGAGTGTTCATTTACAGAATGATAGAAGTATCCAATTCCAAAACAAAGGTGGTCTCCATTATACTACTAGAATTCCCAAATTTGGTAGGAGTTTAGCGTACAACGAAATAAACTGTGATTTATACGTGGGAGCaagtgaagatgaattatACAGGCTTAATCTAGAACAAGGTAGATTTCTGAATCCTTTCAAACTAGAGACGAAGGGTGTCAACCACGTTTCTGTAGATGCGACACATGGGCTTGTTGCAGTAGGTATGGAGGATAGCGCTGTTGAGTTCTGGGATCCTAGAGCTCGCTCAAGAGTGTCAATTTTGAGACTAGAGAATCAAATAGATAGCTCGCCTTTTCAAGTCTCGACTACTAGTTTCCGGAACGACGGACTAAATTTTGCCTGCGGCTCGACTAACGGCTACGTATATCTGTACGATTTGCGTTCTTCGGAACCTTCGATCATCAAAGATCAAGGTTATGGATTCGATATAAAAAAGATTATATGGCTTGATGGTGTTGGAACcgaaaacaaaatattaACCAGTGATAAAAGAATCGCTAAAATCTGGGACACTGTGGATAGCAAAGCATATGCTTCAATGGAGCCTAGTGTTGAAATCAATGATGTCGAACATATTCCTGGAACTGGTATGTTTTTTACAGCAAATGAAGGAATACCAATGCACACTTATTATATCCCAAATCTAGGACCATCGCCACCTTGGTgttcatttttggattctATTACAGAAGAACTGGAAGAGAAGCCAAGCGATTCAGTATATTCAAACTATAGATTCATTACTAAAGATGATGTAAGAAAGTTGAGTATTAGTCATCTGGTGGGTTCAAATGTTCTTAGAGCCTATATGCATGGttatttcatcaatacagaactttttgataaagtttCTTTGATCGCAAATCCAGACGCTTACAAAGATGAGAGAGAGAGAGAAATTAGACGTAGGATCGAAAAAGAGAGAGAATCTAGAATTAGAACATCTGGAGTTTCCAAGAAATCCACTATTAAAATCAATAAATCTTTGGCCGAGAAACTATCACAGAAACGTGGTGATAAAGCAGCTGAGAAATTATTATCAGACGATCGTTTCAAAGAAATGTTCGAAAATGAGGAATTCCAAGTTAACGAGGATGATTACGATTACAAGCAATTGAATCCTGTGAAATCTGCCAGAGAAACTACCGAGGGTGCAGCAAAACGTATAAGAGCACTGACGGCGGCAGAAGAATccgatgaagaaagaattgCACTGAGAGAGGGTCGAGCTGATGCGAACGATTCTTCGagtgatgatgaatccAGTAgcgaaaatgaagaagaacgAGAGCAAATAAGCAGAATGGAACAAAAGAAGCTACAAAAACAACAGAAAGTcatagaaagaagaaagcgTGAGAAACACAATTCAGATCAATTTATGAGTAAAATGAGCGTAAGCGCTCttaatgatgaagaacaagaatcTCGAAAGGTCACCTTTGGAGAACAAGTGCGAGAAGCAACCGAAGCTGATAGCATCAGTAAGAGTGACGACTCCGTGGTACGCCGCACTCACAGAGGTGAGGCGGAACTTACGTTCATTCCGAAGAGTTTTGAAGTGAAGAAGCAGCAGCATAGGAGCCCTTTGAAAGGTTCAGAGGATAACGAGGAAAACCCAAGGGACACGGGTAGATCAAGACCAAGGTCTGATGGCAGAAGGCGTGCAAGCAAGAATGCTTTCCGTGGTATGTAG